One genomic window of Cololabis saira isolate AMF1-May2022 chromosome 3, fColSai1.1, whole genome shotgun sequence includes the following:
- the LOC133440763 gene encoding hereditary hemochromatosis protein homolog yields MFVLQLMSGSLLLHLVMSSGFGNHSLWVLFTYISGPTQFPEFSMVLMVDDIQVGYYDSNIEQIMKVGAGGEKEAELDLGQLSLSLLQNNMVKMRMRLDIVRKQLNLTSPGVNVQQRVVACGVQEDGQPDFITLREGVNGHDADSIQCNTTHFLYGGGEGWDFHWDTMRQMYEQMRFSNVYLPVCARILQHVLESHKHLVMRRVRPRLRLLSQPGGGGTQITCLATDFYPRHINLTLLRDGEPVDEEEMTAGSVLPNGNGLYQLRKTLMVDEEELQRKHKYTCAASHLSLDNRLDVSWRAETFRSFRLHVISAPVVILLLVAAILLLVLMMKMRKRKRSGSEGTMETQESPESSTDEESEPGVEDRDMNASPKQFSSK; encoded by the exons atgtttgttctCCAGCTGATGTCGGGGTCtctgctcctccacctggtgaTGAGTTCAG GCTTTGGAAATCACTCCCTGTGGGTGTTGTTCACTTACATCTCAGGACCAACCCAGTTCCCAGagttctccatggttctgatggtggATGATATCCAAGTGGGGTACTATGACTCAAACATAGAGCAAATCATGAAGGTTGGTGCTGGAGGTGAGAAAGAGGCAGAGCTTGACCTGGGGCAGTTATCGTTGAGTTTGTTGCAGAACAATATGGTGAAGATGAGGATGAGGTTGGACATAGTCAGAAAACAACTAAATCTGACCTCTCCAGGCGTCAACGTTCAACAGAGGGTGGTGGCTTGTGGGGTCCAGGAAGACGGTCAGCCTGATTTCATCACATTAAGGGAAGGTGTAAATGGTCATGACGCTGACAGCATCCAATGTAACACAACCCACTTCCTGTATGGCGGTGGTGAAGGTTGGGATTTCCACTGGGACACCATGAGGCAGATGTACGAACAGATGCGCTTCTCAAACGTCTACCTGCCCGTATGTGCCCGGATTCTGCAACACGTGCTGGAGAGCCACAAGCACCTGGTGATGCGTCGTGTTCGACCTCGTCTACGCCTCCTATCACAGCCGGGGGGGGGCGGGACCCAGATCACCTGTCTGGCCACAGACTTCTACCCTCGCCACATCAACCTGACGCTGCTGCGGGACGGTGAACCCGTGGACGAGGAGGAAATGACCGCTGGCTCGGTGCTGCCCAACGGCAACGGTCTCTACCAGCTGAGGAAGACGCTGATggtggatgaagaggagctgcagaggaagCACAAGTACACGTGTGCAGCGTCTCACCTGAGTCTGGACAACCGGCTGGACGTGAGCTGGAGGGCAGAGACTTTCCGCTCATTCAGACTCCACGTCATCTCTGCTCCCGTCGTCATCCTCCTGCTGGTTGCTGCcatcctgctgctggtgctgatgatgaagatgaggaagaggaagagatcAGGGTCAGAGGGCACCATGGAAACACAGGAGAGTCCCGAATCCAGCactgatgaggaatcggagccAGGGGTGGAGGACCGGGACATGAATGCTTCACCAAAGCAGTTTTCCTCCAAATAA
- the LOC133440764 gene encoding class I histocompatibility antigen, F10 alpha chain-like yields the protein MSSGFGNHSLWMLFTYISGPTQFPEFSMVLMLDDIQVGYYDSETDIIMEMRIRLDMVKKQLNLTSPGVYVQQRMGACGVQEDGQPDFLTLREGANGHDADIIQCNTTHFLYGGGEGWQFHWDTMRQIYEQMRFSNIYLPVYARILQHLLESNKHLVMRRVRPRLRLLSQPGGSGAQITCLATDFYPRHINLTLLRDGEPVDEEEMTVGSVLPNGNGLYQLRKTLMVDEEELQRKHKYTCAAFHLSLDNRLDVSWRAQTFHSFRVHVISAPVVLMVVVILLLVLVLMMMKMRNRLGSEGPVPRAGLSAIGPSPTATSRPVSVVGPNWHRWPHSTSPPCQP from the exons aTGAGTTCAG GCTTTGGAAATCACTCTCTGTGGATGTTGTTCACCTACATCTCAGGACCAACCCAGTTCCCAGAGTTCTCCATGGTTCTCATGCTGGATGACATCCAGGTGGGGTACTATGACTCAGAGACAG ATATTATAATGGAGATGAGGATCAGGTTGGACATGGTCAAAAAACAGCTGAACCTGACCTCTCCAGGCGTCTACGTTCAACAGAGGATGGGGGCTTGTGGGGTCCAGGAAGACGGTCAGCCGGATTTCCTCACATTAAGGGAAGGTGCAAATGGTCATGATGCCGACATCATCCAGTGTAACACGACTCACTTCCTGTATGGCGGTGGTGAAGGTTGGCAGTTCCACTGGGACACCATGAGGCAGATTTACGAGCAGATGCGTTTCTCAAACATCTACCTGCCCGTATATGCCCGGATTCTGCAACACCTACTGGAGAGCAACAAGCACCTGGTGATGCGTCGTGTTCGACCTCGACTACGCCTCCTATCACAGCCAGGGGGGAGCGGGGCCCAGATCACCTGTCTGGCCACAGACTTCTACCCTCGCCACATCAACCTGACGCTGCTGCGGGACGGTGAACCCGTGGACGAGGAGGAAATGACCGTTGGCTCGGTGCTGCCCAATGGCAACGGTCTCTACCAGCTGAGGAAGACGCTGATggtggatgaagaggagctgcagaggaagCACAAGTACACCTGCGCAGCGTTTCACCTGAGTCTGGACAACCGGCTGGATGTGAGCTGGAGGGCGCAGACTTTCCACTCATTCAGAGTCCACGTCATCTCTGCTCCCGTCGTCCTGATGGTTgtcgtcatcctgctgctggtgctggtgctgatgatgatgaagatgaggaatAGGTTAGGGTCAGagggcccagtcccgagagcggGCCTCTCGGCGATCGGCCCGTCGCCGAcggcgacctcccgaccggtctcCGTGGTCGGCCCGAATTGGCACAGGTGGCCCCattcaacctctccaccctgccagccttga